A region of Lycium barbarum isolate Lr01 chromosome 3, ASM1917538v2, whole genome shotgun sequence DNA encodes the following proteins:
- the LOC132630143 gene encoding uncharacterized protein LOC132630143 isoform X1, whose product MSLSLAMVVLPRVATVPTAAKAKQPRQRPNPKTQIGKPNITTSGPTVKKITSGFNSRNKEPTWQCVKNCGACCKLEKGPNFPSPEEIFDDPSDVELFNSLVGSDGWCIHFDKSTRKCSIYADRPYFCRVEPDIFETLYGIEKKKFNKEACSCCIDTIKAVYGSSSKELENFNAAIWSST is encoded by the exons ATGTCTCTTTCCCTAGCTATGGTGGTTCTGCCACGTGTCGCCACCGTTCCCACGGCGGCGAAGGCGAAGCAGCCACGTCAGAGACCAAACCCTAAAACCCAAATTGGTAAACCAAATATAACCACCAGTGGACCTACCGTAAAGAAAATAACTTCAGGGTTTAACAGTAGAAATAAAGAACCCACGTGGCAGTGTGTCAAGAATTGTGGTGCATGTTGTAAACTTGAAAAAGGGCCGAATTTTCCTTCTCCTGAAGAGATTTTCGATGACCCTTCTGATGTtgag TTATTCAACAGCTTGGTGGGTTCTGATGGATGGTGCATACATTTTGATAAGAGCACAAGAAAATGCTCCATTTATGCAG ATCGTCCATATTTTTGTCGGGTGGAACCGGACATCTTTGAGACACTGTATGGGATTGAAAAGAAAAAGTTCAACAAGGAAGCTTGCAG TTGTTGCATAGACACAATTAAAGCGGTATATGGATCAAGCTCAAAGGAGTTAGAGAATTTCAATGCTGCAATATGGAGTTCAACTTAG
- the LOC132630143 gene encoding uncharacterized protein LOC132630143 isoform X2, producing the protein MSLSLAMVVLPRVATVPTAAKAKQPRQRPNPKTQIGKPNITTSGPTVKKITSGFNSRNKEPTWQCVKNCGACCKLEKGPNFPSPEEIFDDPSDVELFNSLVGSDGWCIHFDKSTRKCSIYADRPYFCRVEPDIFETLYGIEKKKFNKEACRYCCFD; encoded by the exons ATGTCTCTTTCCCTAGCTATGGTGGTTCTGCCACGTGTCGCCACCGTTCCCACGGCGGCGAAGGCGAAGCAGCCACGTCAGAGACCAAACCCTAAAACCCAAATTGGTAAACCAAATATAACCACCAGTGGACCTACCGTAAAGAAAATAACTTCAGGGTTTAACAGTAGAAATAAAGAACCCACGTGGCAGTGTGTCAAGAATTGTGGTGCATGTTGTAAACTTGAAAAAGGGCCGAATTTTCCTTCTCCTGAAGAGATTTTCGATGACCCTTCTGATGTtgag TTATTCAACAGCTTGGTGGGTTCTGATGGATGGTGCATACATTTTGATAAGAGCACAAGAAAATGCTCCATTTATGCAG ATCGTCCATATTTTTGTCGGGTGGAACCGGACATCTTTGAGACACTGTATGGGATTGAAAAGAAAAAGTTCAACAAGGAAGCTTGCAG ATACTGCTGTTTTGATTAA